The stretch of DNA GCGTGTTATGGAACACAACGTGAGACGATGGTGGTTGGAGTCAGGAGCAATCTGTACCAAGGAGGTCGAGCTTGTGGTCGGAGGTACAGGGTTCGATGCATTGGCGCTACATACAACTTCCCTAGGGCTTGCACGGGTCGTACCGTTGACGTGAGGGTAGTTGATTTCTGCCGGGAGCCTTGCAACGGTGACCTTAATCTCTCTCGTGATGCTTTCCGGGTTAT from Camelina sativa cultivar DH55 unplaced genomic scaffold, Cs unpScaffold19103, whole genome shotgun sequence encodes:
- the LOC109132081 gene encoding EG45-like domain containing protein 2 — its product is YGTQRETMVVGVRSNLYQGGRACGRRYRVRCIGATYNFPRACTGRTVDVRVVDFCREPCNGDLNLSRDAFRVIANTDAGNIRVEYTP